The following proteins are co-located in the Oryzias melastigma strain HK-1 linkage group LG8, ASM292280v2, whole genome shotgun sequence genome:
- the drc3 gene encoding dynein regulatory complex subunit 3, with the protein MDPVPSRMNREMIWDEIKKNIKLDSVAEVGNICPTEVDAIKLEYQNILRIDSLQEFTSLVQLDLNNNLIKKIQGLDSLINLTWLNLSFNRIEKIQGLESLQKLKVLNLTNNQITIIENMDKLENLTHFFIGSNLLDQLENILYLQKFKKLFHVYMKGNLFSNEDDYQLFIVAFLPNLKILDNKLLHRELKEKASSKYQADIEKRNQEESRKQLAEEALQKQEAELNLHKEAFVENLNGPHLFNSMFDEDFLSSAIHSVPGVGDLLQSFENQMVGLCEQLFHRGLSEREQRDRELKLLLSSQDEVEERYKNQTTLVLEDFNKQHRERIKKLKRLTAQNSASEEISRGYDEINKLTERLMTLEFKLISKLEENIGNTETSISDNITDFSETAHEIFTECRNLEDDFHHKVQEIILATLENVAKKSQMENLSQDFFTDKENVMHALDTNHKHHLGRLSDREQKLLSSASSWKIAFFKEVHDKVTQQNHMRISDIHRYAGFLRKELEGLQ; encoded by the exons ATGGATCCAGTACCCAGCAGGATGAACAGGGAGATGATCTGggatgaaataaagaaaaacatcaaactggATTCCGTTGCTGAAGTGGGCAACATTTGTCCCACTGAAGTTGATGCCATTAAACTGGAATACCAAA ACATCCTTCGGATTGACTCATTACAAGAATTTACCTCCCTGGTTCAGCTTGACCTAAACAACAACCTCATTAAGAAGATCCAGGGCCTGGATTCTCTCATTAATTTGACATGGCTAA ATCTGTCATTTAACAGGATCGAGAAAATTCAGGGTTTGgagtctctgcagaaactcaagGTCCTGAACTTAACAAACAACCAGATCACCATCATAGAGAACATGGACAAACTTGAAAACCTCACTCATTTCTTCATTGGAAGTAACCTCCTTGACCAACTGGAAAAT ATTTTGTACCTCCAGAAGTTCAAGAAATTGTTTCATGTTTACATGAAAGGAAATCTCTTCTCCAATGAGGATGATTACCAATtgtttattgttgcttttttgcctaatttgaaAATCTTAGACAACAAACTGCTTCACCGGGAGCTT AAAGAAAAGGCATCCAGCAAATACCAAGCTGACATCGAGAAAAGGAATCAAGAGGAGAGTCGAAAGCAACTGGCCGAAGAGGCTCTGCAAAAACAAGAAGCTGAGCTGAATTTACACAAA GAGGCCTTTGTGGAGAATCTCAATGGGCCACATTTGTTTAACAGCATGTTTGATGAGGATTTTCTCTCATCGGCCATTCATTCTGTTCCAGGAGTTGGAGATCTTCTTCAAtc ATTTGAGAACCAAATGGTGGGACTGTGTGAGCAGTTATTCCACAGAGGTTTGTCAGAGCGGGAACAGAGGGATCGAGAGCTGAAATTGCTCCTCAGTTCCCAGGATGAGGTGGAGGAGCgttacaaaaaccaaacaactcTAGTTCTGGAGGATTTTAATAAGCAGCACAGAGAG AGGATCAAGAAGTTGAAGCGTTTAACCGCCCAAAACTCTGCCTCCGAGGAAATCAGCCGTGGCTATGATGAAATCAACAAACTCACTGAAAGACTGATGACACTGGAGTTTAAGCTTATCAGCAAGCTGGAG GAGAACATCGGAAACACTGAAACTTCCATCTCAGACAATATCACTGACTTCAGTGAAACTGCCCATGAAAT ATTTACTGAATGTCGTAACCTGGAAGATGATTTTCATCACAAAGTCCAAGAAATTATTTTGGCAACTCTGGAGAATGTTGCCAAAAAAAGTCAGATGGAGAACCTATCACAAGAT TTCTTtacagacaaagaaaatgtgatgCATGCACTGGACACCAACCATAAACACCACCTGGGGAGACTCAGTGACCGAGAGCAAAAGTTACTTTCATCCGCGAGTTCCTGGAAAATTGCCTTCTTCAAAGAA GTTCATGACAAAGTAACTCAGCAGAACCACATGCGCATCTCAGACATCCATAGATATGCAGGTTTTTTAAGGAAGGAGCTGGAAGGGCTTCAGTAG
- the LOC112146492 gene encoding TOM1-like protein 2 isoform X5, with protein MEFLLGNPYSTPVGQCIEKATDGGLQNEDWTLNMEICDIINETDEGPKDAMRALKKRLSGNRNYREVMLGLTVLETCVKNCGHRFHVQVANRDFIDGVLVKTISPKANPPTIVQDKVLSLIQSWADAFRSSPDLTGVVHIYEELKRKGVEFPMADLDALSPIHTPQRGTPEIDPAMMKYLAPSAPATATPKPAPPAPVATHTPAVPGPITATPEQIARLRSELDIVRGNIKVMSEMLTEMVPGQESASDRELLQELNRTCRAMQQRVVELISRVSNEEVTEELLHVNDDLNNIFLRYERYERYRLGRAAQNNGMLTDSIEDNLIDLGPGSPAVVTPRITSSPPQSLTAGATASPAHSTAALSTALANLDVSSNSVSGTLSSLSGPNKDDFDMFAQTRSSSLAEQRKNVKYEDPQALGSLASALDVRQQNTVGVLFCC; from the exons ATGGAGTTCTTACTTGGAAATCCTTATAGCACACCCGTGGGCCAGTGTATAG AGAAAGCTACAGACGGAGGCCTTCAGAACGAGGACTGGACGCTGAATATGGAGATCTGTGACATTATAAATGAAACAGATGAAGG GCCAAAAGATGCCATGAGGGCGCTGAAGAAGAGGCTGAGCGGGAATAGGAATTACAGAGAGGTCATGCTGGGGCTGACG GTACTGGAGACGTGTGTGAAGAACTGTGGTCACAGGTTTCATGTCCAGGTTGCAAACCGAGATTTCATTGATGGTGTTCTGGTTAAAACCATCTCCCCCAAAGCAAATCCTCCTACAATAGTACAAGACAAAGTGCTGTCGCTTATCCAG TCCTGGGCCGATGCCTTCAGGAGCAGTCCCGATCTAACAGGGGTGGTCCACATTTATGAAGAGCTGAAGAGGAAGGGGGTGGAGTTCCCGATGGCGGATCTGGATGCGCTGTCTCCTATTCACACGCCACAGAGA GGAACACCAGAGATAGACCCCGCCATGATGAAGTACCTCGCTCCATCTGCACCCGCTACAGCAACCCCAAAACCCGCTCCACCCGCTCCTGTTGCCACGCACACCCCGGCCGTGCCCGGCCCCATCACGGCGACCCCTGAACAG ATTGCCCGGCTGCGGAGCGAGCTGGACATAGTGAGAGGAAACATTAAAGTCATGTCGGAGATGCTGACGGAAATGGTCCCCGGTCAGGAAAGTGCCTCGGACCGGGAACTGCTCCAG GAGCTGAACAGAACATGCCGGGCGATGCAGCAGAGGGTGGTGGAGCTGATTTCTCGTGTGTCTAACGAGGAAGTGACCGAAGAGCTGCTGCACGTCAATGACGATCTCAATAACATCTTCCTTCGATATGAAAG GTATGAGAGGTACAGGTTGGGTAGAGCTGCTCAGAACAACGGG ATGTTAACTGACTCTATAGAGGACAACCTAATAGACCTGGGCCCAGGCTCTCCGGCTGTGGTTACGCCGAGGATCACGTCCAGCCCTCCACAAAGCTTGACTGCTGGAGCCACGGCATCCCCAGCCCACAGTACAGCTGCACTTTCCACTGCACTGGCCAATCTGG acgTATCCTCCAACAGTGTGAGTGGTACCCTGTCTTCTCTGTCGGGTCCCAACAAGGACGACTTTGACATGTTTGCTCAGACCAGGAGCAGCTCTCTGGCTGAACAACGTAAAAA CGTCAAATATGAGGACCCTCAGGCTCTGGGCAGTCTGGCCTCAGCTTTGGACGTTAGGCAGCAGAACACAGTTGGG GTGTTattctgttgttga